The following proteins come from a genomic window of Natronosalvus vescus:
- a CDS encoding glycosyltransferase family 4 protein: MADKGTTKLVFLMEIGFVHPGSPTAEGVGSNNSATKIVQELVDRGHDITVFALYPGDASSNSREYDLEVLDLGSDYTSKLQRGQVLEKKLKRRVRQFETFDVAHAYAPLAVPGMAHIAKYTSTPTVIGLNAYDAICPKKDLLHMNETRCSGNGVAKCTKCITHSAVTSPLYETCSPLMYAPTFGYLTLRRFNTLRHVLRSEKVANEIDAYHTLSPHLKEKYVNFGFPESKFHIIPNLLDERFLVDQPTDSASPPYQLLYVGSLLEKKGVRKLLPMFERLHARSPNEYTLTIAGDGPWQSSLEAEVKKRGLTSHVAVLGRVPYSNVPSLYGAHDLFVYPGRWDEPFARVFLEALASGTPIVGSDVGDLKQIVGDAGVVTDGTPESLADEITRLIAADALPAMSSAAVNRAKIYQPTDVIDRYEELYEILT, encoded by the coding sequence GTGGCGGACAAGGGAACAACGAAGCTAGTATTCCTTATGGAAATAGGATTTGTTCATCCAGGATCACCAACCGCAGAGGGAGTCGGTTCGAACAACAGTGCAACAAAGATCGTACAAGAACTCGTAGATCGGGGCCACGATATCACAGTCTTTGCGCTGTATCCAGGAGATGCTTCGTCAAACAGTCGTGAATATGATCTCGAAGTCCTCGACCTTGGAAGCGATTACACTTCTAAACTACAACGAGGTCAAGTATTAGAGAAGAAGCTGAAACGTCGGGTTCGACAATTCGAGACATTTGACGTAGCCCACGCGTACGCGCCATTAGCGGTGCCAGGGATGGCCCATATTGCGAAGTATACCTCCACTCCCACCGTGATTGGACTCAACGCCTACGATGCCATCTGTCCGAAAAAAGATCTCCTCCACATGAACGAAACGCGATGTTCGGGAAATGGCGTCGCTAAGTGTACAAAATGTATCACTCACTCCGCCGTTACGTCCCCACTATACGAGACATGTTCTCCGTTGATGTACGCGCCGACGTTTGGATATTTAACACTCCGTCGATTCAACACCCTTCGCCATGTCCTCCGTTCAGAAAAGGTTGCAAATGAGATCGATGCATATCATACATTGTCACCTCACCTCAAAGAAAAGTACGTCAACTTTGGCTTCCCTGAATCGAAATTCCACATCATTCCAAATCTCCTCGATGAGCGGTTTTTAGTCGATCAACCGACCGATTCCGCCAGCCCACCGTATCAGTTACTTTATGTTGGATCACTTCTCGAGAAGAAAGGCGTCCGAAAACTGCTCCCAATGTTTGAACGGTTACACGCGCGGTCGCCAAATGAGTACACACTCACGATTGCTGGTGACGGACCGTGGCAATCATCACTTGAGGCCGAAGTCAAAAAGCGAGGCCTTACTAGCCATGTGGCGGTTCTCGGGAGGGTTCCATATAGCAACGTTCCATCCTTATACGGCGCTCACGATCTCTTTGTGTATCCCGGCAGATGGGATGAACCGTTTGCACGGGTCTTCTTAGAGGCGCTTGCATCGGGGACGCCAATCGTTGGCAGTGATGTCGGCGACCTTAAACAGATTGTGGGGGATGCCGGAGTCGTGACCGATGGTACGCCGGAATCGCTTGCCGATGAAATTACCCGCTTAATTGCAGCGGACGCGTTGCCAGCGATGTCTTCGGCGGCAGTGAATCGCGCAAAGATTTACCAGCCAACAGATGTGATTGATAGGTACGAAGAACTGTACGAGATACTGACTTAA
- a CDS encoding nucleotide sugar dehydrogenase, which translates to MTESGSAQVAGGVYDTALSDAEVQAAFVNGDIPVSVYGLGKMGLPLAAIFADVTGNVLGADIDDGVVDAVNDGTCHVKREPGLASLVDETVSEGALAATTDPRDAATAGEVHVIIVPTPITDRNEPDLAILDAVVDDIGRGLEPGDFVVVECTVPPRTTIDRVLPKLEATSGLSPEEFGVAFCPERTSSGRALEDIRGAYPKVVGGVDEESTRLAAAIYGEINDRGVIPVADATTAEAVKVFEGVYRDVNIALANELATFTDELDIDVREAIDVANTQPYCDIHDPGPGVGGHCIPFYPYFLIDPFETDAPLLETARAVNDSMPGYTVEKLRDGLAATGTELSDASVLVLGLTYRPGVEEIRASPSLAIAERLTAEGASVYGVDPMLESFEAFDLEPLALEEVYERSFDGVVLVTPHEEFEEIRWEDVDARDAESGLCIIDGRDALEQQTLEYSNHRVYTIGGEAGV; encoded by the coding sequence ATGACTGAATCCGGCTCCGCACAGGTTGCCGGCGGGGTTTACGACACCGCTCTGTCGGACGCGGAAGTGCAAGCCGCCTTCGTGAACGGCGACATTCCCGTCTCGGTCTATGGGCTCGGAAAGATGGGACTGCCCCTCGCGGCCATCTTTGCTGACGTGACCGGCAACGTCCTCGGTGCCGACATCGACGATGGCGTCGTCGACGCCGTCAACGATGGCACGTGCCACGTGAAGCGAGAACCAGGTCTTGCCAGTCTCGTCGATGAAACCGTCTCCGAGGGCGCGTTGGCTGCGACGACTGACCCTCGAGACGCGGCAACCGCAGGCGAGGTTCACGTTATTATCGTTCCGACGCCGATCACCGATCGCAACGAGCCCGACCTGGCGATCCTCGATGCGGTCGTCGACGACATCGGTCGTGGCCTCGAACCGGGCGATTTCGTCGTCGTGGAGTGTACGGTTCCGCCCCGGACGACGATCGATCGCGTCCTCCCAAAACTCGAGGCGACGTCGGGGCTATCACCCGAGGAATTCGGCGTCGCGTTCTGTCCGGAACGAACCTCGAGCGGTCGAGCGCTCGAAGACATCCGCGGTGCGTATCCCAAAGTCGTCGGCGGAGTAGACGAGGAAAGCACCCGTCTCGCCGCTGCTATTTACGGGGAGATCAACGACCGAGGAGTTATTCCCGTCGCTGACGCGACGACGGCCGAGGCGGTGAAAGTCTTCGAAGGAGTTTACCGCGACGTGAACATCGCGCTGGCCAACGAGCTGGCGACGTTCACCGACGAACTCGACATCGACGTCCGAGAGGCGATCGACGTCGCCAATACCCAGCCGTACTGTGACATTCACGACCCCGGCCCAGGTGTTGGTGGCCACTGTATCCCGTTCTATCCGTACTTCTTGATCGATCCGTTCGAGACGGACGCACCGCTTCTGGAGACGGCTCGAGCCGTGAACGACTCGATGCCAGGCTACACCGTCGAGAAACTTCGCGACGGACTCGCTGCGACGGGGACGGAGCTATCAGACGCATCGGTACTGGTTCTTGGGTTGACCTATCGACCCGGCGTCGAGGAGATCCGTGCCTCCCCCTCGCTCGCCATCGCCGAGCGGTTGACTGCCGAGGGAGCCTCCGTGTACGGCGTCGATCCAATGCTCGAGTCGTTTGAGGCGTTCGATCTCGAACCGCTCGCGCTCGAGGAGGTGTACGAGCGGTCGTTCGACGGAGTTGTCCTCGTCACGCCCCACGAGGAGTTCGAGGAGATCCGATGGGAGGACGTCGACGCTCGAGATGCCGAGAGTGGTCTCTGCATCATCGATGGTCGAGACGCGCTCGAGCAGCAGACGCTCGAGTACAGTAACCACCGAGTATACACGATTGGGGGTGAAGCAGGTGTATAG
- a CDS encoding LamG domain-containing protein, whose product MANYNPADPPGSTINLGNVGLSEGDRIDPYLDEYLTDGVHIIVPQGTYTTANYRSWNLTGISSDTILEGDGLVTIQLEDPPIDFDPQWGISSSSSNVTFEFRNFRFEGGVADSGTLTPYSDSSSGTLVFDRIERPDGVHPTHYGSSSASGYYVHGRHTGELWIIDNVVQNFADNGAYFSSPGRTYESYGNGGSTHIRGGLFRNNAISQIRPGGPNDSVIGCTIVQDSDNPYGSGHRSLWVREPGDNIHIEDVDIALFDEYGRRPLQITPRDASIVANDGYVGNCRLHIDESGTTDLAVRFNEDRTNNWTGEGIHITGNGTKENELGGTECSGAGCDIATSERRWWGDQSDDSTNSPNYDEDPYFEDPDNESDYGDNLTIHSDDEILEYEIITNDIIVQSDWSQATYNETVGIHFDGSHWHARGTFEGEDIDGFFFDGEIVAIRADREPDGLFVSGEEISIEDYPDEPPSSNSVPQVRYDGELRHVQRIGIRSDGGLQEVSRAEARVDGEVRTFWPADGTKGSSSPLVEGLVSQYDAQSLTGTDDGERVGSWTDSAGSSDAVQLSSENRPAYDSSGLNSSPALRFDGDEWLQTDEFGDDLTQPFTYIVVAQADEPDGGNFAFGGRDSEERAFLDMDYDNAFTMWSGASGGIGQSNDDNAHVFTCVFNGSESALHVDGAVVEGAAGSNDQVGLTIGARHDGGKPMRGWISELRVYDRELALSERNALAYHLGDKWGIPLEY is encoded by the coding sequence ATGGCAAACTATAATCCTGCAGATCCACCCGGCAGTACGATAAACCTCGGTAATGTAGGGCTCTCTGAGGGAGACCGCATTGACCCGTACCTTGATGAGTACCTCACCGATGGCGTCCATATCATCGTCCCACAAGGTACCTATACCACTGCAAATTACAGATCGTGGAACTTGACTGGTATTTCGAGTGATACAATCCTTGAAGGTGACGGTCTCGTTACGATCCAACTTGAAGACCCACCTATTGATTTTGATCCACAGTGGGGGATCTCGAGTTCATCCTCGAATGTCACCTTTGAGTTTCGGAACTTCCGCTTTGAGGGCGGGGTTGCAGACAGTGGTACACTCACACCATATTCCGACAGTTCGAGCGGGACGCTTGTTTTTGATCGGATAGAGCGTCCTGATGGCGTCCACCCAACTCATTACGGATCCTCGAGCGCTTCAGGCTACTATGTCCACGGTCGACACACTGGTGAACTCTGGATCATCGATAACGTCGTCCAGAACTTTGCCGATAACGGTGCGTACTTTTCTAGTCCTGGTCGCACGTACGAGAGTTACGGGAATGGTGGATCCACCCACATCAGAGGTGGACTCTTTCGCAACAATGCCATCTCTCAAATCCGCCCTGGCGGTCCAAATGACTCCGTAATTGGCTGTACCATCGTACAAGATTCTGATAATCCATATGGATCGGGTCATCGCTCGCTCTGGGTGCGTGAACCAGGCGACAATATCCACATCGAAGACGTTGATATCGCTCTTTTTGACGAATATGGACGTCGACCACTGCAGATAACGCCTCGAGATGCCAGTATCGTCGCTAACGATGGCTACGTAGGGAACTGTCGACTCCACATTGATGAAAGTGGTACCACAGATTTAGCTGTCCGATTTAATGAAGATCGGACAAACAATTGGACAGGTGAAGGAATCCACATTACCGGGAACGGGACGAAAGAGAACGAACTCGGTGGGACGGAATGTTCGGGAGCAGGCTGTGACATAGCAACGAGTGAACGTCGCTGGTGGGGCGACCAATCAGATGACTCCACAAACTCTCCAAACTACGACGAAGATCCATATTTCGAGGATCCCGATAACGAAAGCGATTATGGCGATAATTTGACGATTCATTCAGACGATGAAATCCTCGAGTACGAGATAATCACGAACGACATTATCGTCCAGTCAGATTGGAGTCAAGCAACATATAACGAAACGGTCGGCATTCACTTTGATGGCAGCCACTGGCATGCCCGCGGAACCTTCGAAGGTGAGGACATTGATGGGTTCTTCTTCGATGGTGAGATCGTAGCAATACGGGCAGATCGCGAACCAGACGGCTTGTTCGTTTCAGGTGAGGAAATATCCATCGAGGATTATCCCGATGAACCGCCATCGTCGAATTCTGTCCCGCAGGTTCGATATGATGGTGAACTCCGTCACGTACAACGGATCGGCATCCGCTCTGACGGTGGACTTCAGGAGGTTAGCCGAGCAGAGGCACGTGTCGATGGTGAAGTACGTACCTTTTGGCCGGCTGATGGGACGAAGGGGTCGTCGTCACCGCTGGTCGAAGGCTTAGTTTCGCAGTACGATGCACAGTCATTAACTGGGACTGATGATGGGGAACGGGTCGGTTCCTGGACTGACAGCGCAGGTTCCTCGGATGCTGTCCAATTGTCCAGCGAAAACAGACCTGCCTACGACTCTTCAGGCTTGAATTCCAGCCCTGCGCTTCGCTTTGACGGGGACGAGTGGCTACAGACTGACGAGTTTGGCGACGATCTTACTCAGCCGTTCACCTACATTGTGGTAGCCCAAGCAGACGAGCCCGATGGTGGAAATTTCGCTTTCGGCGGGCGCGATTCTGAAGAGCGAGCGTTCCTCGACATGGATTATGACAACGCATTTACGATGTGGTCGGGCGCCTCTGGTGGTATCGGCCAATCAAACGATGACAATGCTCACGTGTTCACATGCGTGTTCAATGGCAGCGAGAGCGCGTTACACGTCGATGGGGCTGTTGTCGAAGGGGCTGCCGGCTCAAACGATCAGGTGGGATTGACGATCGGAGCCCGTCACGACGGAGGTAAACCGATGCGTGGCTGGATCAGCGAACTGCGTGTCTACGACCGAGAACTCGCACTCAGCGAACGAAACGCACTCGCATATCATCTCGGAGACAAGTGGGGTATTCCACTCGAGTATTGA
- a CDS encoding glycosyltransferase, whose amino-acid sequence MQGISKPHVKSKNQSRTTVESNLLVIAHHYNNFTKGQVDALAERFDNVTVTVRYNRLTDLNWIVDDRIVKKYGRDSKIDEDRPENVEVVPVPLTYAPLSPWYRLLGRHHYYGLKRQLNGHLHNYDLVHAHFSWTSGYVAARIQKEYDIPSVVTVHENEGRLSREMSSGNSDLYQAWSSANAIIRVNEKDCQQLSRFNDAVYSIPNGFDRDRLPTIETNVARSNLGIDQDTNLIFSLGYLIPRKRFDLLIQAVSQINIDGKLMLVIGGQGEEYETLNRLANKHSSNTVDIKIPGYLSEEDLVQWMNACDIFALASEAEGNPTVMFEALGCGKPYIGTNSGGVDEIITSEKHGLYCQINDRYALKEILEQGLSRDWNREEILKYADRFAWNNIADEIYSVYEEVWS is encoded by the coding sequence ATGCAAGGCATAAGTAAACCCCACGTCAAGTCAAAAAACCAATCAAGAACCACAGTGGAATCAAATTTACTGGTTATTGCCCATCACTACAATAACTTCACCAAAGGGCAGGTAGATGCTTTGGCCGAACGTTTTGACAATGTCACTGTGACAGTACGATACAACCGTTTAACAGATCTTAATTGGATTGTAGATGATAGGATTGTTAAAAAATATGGCCGTGACTCAAAAATCGATGAAGACCGGCCTGAGAACGTGGAGGTCGTTCCTGTACCATTAACATATGCACCCTTATCACCTTGGTACCGACTACTCGGCCGCCACCATTACTATGGCCTCAAACGACAATTAAATGGTCATTTGCATAATTATGATCTGGTACATGCCCACTTCAGTTGGACTTCAGGTTACGTCGCTGCGCGAATTCAAAAGGAGTATGACATCCCATCTGTCGTTACGGTTCATGAAAATGAAGGTAGACTGTCGCGAGAGATGAGTTCCGGTAATAGTGATCTCTATCAAGCATGGAGTTCTGCTAATGCGATCATTCGAGTGAATGAAAAAGACTGTCAACAACTCTCCCGTTTCAACGACGCGGTGTATTCAATTCCCAACGGTTTCGACCGAGACCGGTTGCCAACGATCGAAACCAATGTAGCAAGATCCAATTTGGGTATTGATCAAGATACGAATCTTATCTTCTCCCTCGGATATTTGATACCGCGGAAGCGATTCGATCTTCTCATCCAAGCGGTGTCACAGATCAATATCGACGGCAAACTCATGCTCGTCATCGGAGGACAGGGAGAGGAGTACGAAACCCTGAATCGACTCGCAAATAAGCACAGTTCCAACACTGTTGATATCAAAATCCCAGGATATCTGTCTGAAGAAGACCTGGTACAATGGATGAATGCCTGTGATATATTTGCATTGGCAAGTGAGGCCGAAGGGAACCCCACCGTAATGTTTGAGGCGTTGGGGTGTGGAAAACCGTATATCGGAACTAATTCGGGTGGAGTTGATGAGATCATCACTAGTGAAAAACATGGCCTATACTGCCAAATAAACGATAGGTATGCACTCAAAGAGATACTTGAACAGGGGCTCTCTCGAGATTGGAATCGTGAAGAAATTCTCAAGTATGCTGATCGGTTTGCCTGGAATAACATCGCAGACGAGATATATTCAGTGTATGAAGAGGTCTGGAGCTGA
- a CDS encoding polysaccharide deacetylase family protein has protein sequence MSGLLDEYEFALCLTHDVDRPYKSFHAPYYAITERDLTHIWSAVRGEQPYWQFDELMRLEEDLGVRSSFYFLNEKRLLHDKKPFEWIKPINWVLYTGRYALSDERIINVIQKLERGGWEVGLHGSYDSYAEFDRLQYEKKTLEQLLEGKIIGGRQHYLNLNQPETWEYHRKIGLKYDSSMGSSSEYGFNGQYGVLRPFEDEFVVFPVTIMENALMNATESFDEAWEECEALLQEAQEQGAIMTVLWHLKFINNQEFPGYREIYERIVKTAQSMGAWVGSCRGCYEQLDLERDSTDIVQTWRDVP, from the coding sequence ATGAGTGGACTACTCGATGAGTATGAGTTCGCATTGTGCCTCACTCACGACGTAGACCGCCCATACAAGTCATTTCACGCACCGTACTATGCAATCACTGAACGGGATCTTACACACATTTGGTCGGCAGTGCGTGGCGAACAGCCGTACTGGCAATTTGACGAGCTTATGCGTCTTGAAGAAGACCTCGGTGTACGCTCTTCATTTTATTTTTTGAATGAAAAGAGACTATTACACGATAAGAAGCCGTTCGAGTGGATAAAACCAATAAATTGGGTTCTTTATACTGGCCGATACGCACTTTCTGACGAGAGAATCATCAACGTAATCCAAAAACTCGAGCGTGGAGGGTGGGAAGTTGGCCTACACGGCTCATATGACTCCTATGCTGAATTTGACAGACTTCAATACGAGAAAAAAACGCTAGAACAGTTGCTAGAAGGGAAGATCATAGGAGGACGACAGCACTATCTCAATTTAAACCAGCCGGAGACGTGGGAATACCACCGGAAAATCGGACTGAAATACGACTCAAGTATGGGGTCGAGCAGTGAGTACGGATTCAATGGTCAGTACGGCGTTCTTCGTCCCTTTGAGGACGAATTCGTCGTTTTTCCAGTGACCATCATGGAAAACGCACTTATGAACGCGACAGAATCATTTGATGAGGCCTGGGAAGAGTGTGAAGCGTTGCTCCAAGAAGCCCAGGAACAGGGCGCGATTATGACTGTCCTGTGGCATCTCAAGTTCATTAACAACCAGGAGTTCCCCGGATACAGAGAGATCTACGAACGGATCGTGAAAACCGCCCAATCGATGGGTGCTTGGGTCGGATCCTGTCGAGGATGCTATGAGCAACTCGACCTCGAGCGTGATTCAACCGACATCGTTCAAACCTGGAGAGACGTCCCATGA
- a CDS encoding DUF354 domain-containing protein, with translation MTGLAREKRIVVTIQHPAHVHVFKHPIAMLESQGYEVHVFARERPLISHLLDNIDIDYQIIARQTSSLPQLAATQCAYEFRLLREIRALQPVVAIAIGEPSVAHASSLLDCRSIVLTDTEHAKLQNGITFPFADIICTPSSYWDELGAKQVRYPGFHELAYLHPHRFIPDESVADLLPDTGGHPLVLLRLVSWAAAHDVGQTGIAQVASLIHELEAMGATVVISAESPLPPSLANHRLDIPPHAIHDFLHQADLIIGESATMAIESAILGTPALYISSLHAGVLEELEARYGLLYRLPEGATPKEVATRAKAIINKSPSVWEKRRKKLLDEKIDTASFIVNTVKGVASS, from the coding sequence ATGACAGGACTCGCGAGAGAGAAACGGATTGTCGTCACTATTCAACATCCCGCACACGTTCACGTTTTCAAACACCCGATTGCAATGCTCGAATCTCAGGGGTATGAAGTCCATGTATTTGCTCGCGAACGGCCGCTTATATCACACCTTCTGGACAATATCGATATTGACTATCAAATTATTGCAAGGCAAACCTCCTCTCTTCCCCAGCTCGCTGCGACTCAGTGTGCGTACGAATTTCGTCTGCTTAGAGAGATACGGGCCCTGCAACCAGTAGTGGCGATCGCTATCGGAGAGCCATCTGTTGCCCATGCGTCCTCACTACTTGATTGTCGGAGTATCGTCCTTACTGATACTGAACATGCAAAACTCCAAAATGGTATTACATTTCCGTTCGCCGATATTATTTGCACACCTAGTTCTTATTGGGATGAGCTTGGTGCAAAACAGGTGCGGTACCCCGGATTTCACGAGTTAGCCTACCTTCATCCTCATCGATTCATTCCTGACGAATCAGTTGCAGACTTGCTTCCAGACACTGGTGGACACCCACTTGTCCTTCTGCGACTTGTTTCGTGGGCGGCAGCCCACGACGTTGGACAGACCGGAATAGCACAGGTGGCCTCATTAATACACGAATTAGAAGCAATGGGTGCAACCGTCGTTATTTCTGCTGAGTCACCTCTCCCACCTTCGTTAGCGAACCATAGACTCGACATTCCTCCCCACGCGATACATGACTTCCTTCATCAGGCAGATCTCATTATCGGTGAAAGTGCAACAATGGCTATAGAGAGTGCAATTCTCGGGACTCCAGCGTTGTATATTTCATCGCTACATGCAGGGGTTCTTGAGGAACTTGAAGCGAGATATGGACTTCTTTATAGATTACCCGAAGGTGCAACACCCAAAGAGGTAGCTACGAGAGCTAAAGCAATAATTAACAAATCGCCTTCAGTATGGGAAAAACGGCGGAAGAAGCTCCTTGATGAGAAGATTGACACAGCTTCATTTATTGTCAACACAGTTAAAGGGGTGGCATCTTCATGA
- a CDS encoding glycosyltransferase family 2 protein: protein MYRDHTIGVVVPAYNEEGFVGDVIRTMPEYVDRVYVIDDASTDGTWNEIQHFARQANSTRQMIRSQEFAATSTDGGVAFDQRVVPIQHETNRGVGGAIKTGYTRALADDIDITAVMGGDGQMDPELLPRFLDPIVEGEADYAKGNRLLYREYRRGMSPWRFFGNSILTFLTKIASGYWKMMDPQNGYTAISNHALENVGIDGLYEYYGYCNDLLVKLNAKGMRVADVAMPANYGDEESNIEYPTYIRKVSGMLLRNFLWRLKTRYLVLDFHPLALFYLFGAVAASLGTLGVGWSLYSWKRLENPLFVRIALSGLLFTTGSMFLMFAMLFDMQANENREVQFHE from the coding sequence GTGTATAGAGATCACACCATCGGCGTCGTCGTCCCCGCCTACAACGAGGAAGGATTTGTTGGGGACGTTATCAGGACGATGCCGGAGTACGTCGACCGCGTCTACGTCATCGACGACGCTTCGACTGATGGAACCTGGAACGAGATTCAGCACTTTGCACGACAGGCTAACAGCACTCGACAGATGATACGCTCACAGGAATTTGCCGCCACGTCCACGGATGGAGGTGTCGCGTTCGATCAACGGGTCGTCCCCATCCAGCACGAGACGAACCGAGGCGTTGGCGGCGCGATCAAGACGGGGTACACTCGAGCGCTTGCTGACGACATAGACATCACAGCAGTGATGGGCGGCGACGGGCAGATGGATCCGGAGCTCCTCCCACGGTTTCTCGATCCGATCGTGGAGGGTGAGGCAGATTACGCGAAGGGGAATCGACTGCTCTACAGGGAGTACCGTCGTGGGATGTCTCCCTGGCGATTTTTCGGAAATTCGATCCTCACGTTCCTCACCAAAATCGCCTCCGGCTACTGGAAGATGATGGATCCACAGAACGGCTATACGGCGATTTCGAATCACGCCCTCGAGAACGTCGGCATCGATGGCCTGTACGAGTACTACGGCTACTGCAACGATCTGCTCGTGAAGTTGAACGCCAAAGGGATGCGCGTGGCAGATGTCGCAATGCCCGCCAACTACGGAGACGAGGAGTCGAATATCGAGTACCCAACCTATATTCGGAAGGTCTCGGGGATGTTACTGCGAAACTTCCTGTGGCGGCTGAAAACCAGGTATCTGGTTCTGGATTTCCATCCGCTCGCCCTGTTTTACCTGTTCGGAGCGGTTGCGGCGTCGCTTGGGACGCTCGGGGTGGGATGGTCGTTATATTCGTGGAAACGGCTCGAGAACCCGTTGTTCGTGCGGATTGCGCTCAGCGGGCTGTTGTTCACGACTGGGAGTATGTTCCTGATGTTCGCGATGTTGTTCGATATGCAGGCGAACGAGAATCGAGAGGTGCAGTTCCATGAGTAA